A single Providencia manganoxydans DNA region contains:
- a CDS encoding U32 family peptidase — MQYSLGSVLYYWPKHKLYEFYQLAAQSDADIIYLGETVCSKRRAMKPADWIDLAKQLSTSGKQIILSTLALLQAPSELKEISKLVDNGDFLVEAHDFGVVNMLAERKLPFIAGHGLNCYNAQALNILLRQGMMRWCMPVELSRDWLINLLNQCDELKIRNKFEVEVMSYGYLPLAYSARCFTARSENRAKDDCETCCIHYPQGRKVLSQEQQQVFTLNGLQTQSGYCYNLGNEQTSMNDLVDIVRISPDSIDSLAVLTQFKANQTGKAPLPIDDKDCNGYWRQVAGLEMVD; from the coding sequence ATGCAGTATTCATTAGGATCAGTGCTGTATTACTGGCCCAAACACAAACTTTACGAATTTTATCAATTAGCCGCCCAAAGTGATGCAGATATTATCTATCTAGGTGAAACCGTTTGTAGCAAACGGCGTGCAATGAAGCCCGCAGATTGGATTGATCTTGCAAAACAGCTCTCCACAAGTGGCAAACAAATTATTTTAAGTACATTAGCGCTATTACAAGCACCTTCTGAACTTAAAGAGATCAGCAAATTAGTTGATAACGGTGATTTTCTCGTTGAAGCACATGATTTTGGTGTCGTTAACATGCTAGCTGAACGCAAACTGCCTTTTATTGCTGGTCATGGACTGAATTGCTATAACGCCCAAGCACTGAATATCTTATTACGCCAAGGTATGATGCGTTGGTGTATGCCTGTCGAGCTATCTAGAGATTGGCTCATTAATTTGCTAAATCAATGTGATGAATTAAAAATCCGCAATAAGTTTGAAGTTGAAGTAATGAGCTATGGGTACCTTCCACTGGCTTATTCGGCTCGTTGTTTCACCGCACGTTCAGAAAACAGGGCTAAAGATGATTGTGAGACTTGTTGTATTCATTACCCACAAGGCCGCAAGGTATTATCTCAAGAGCAACAGCAAGTCTTCACCCTCAATGGTCTGCAAACACAAAGTGGTTATTGCTACAATTTAGGTAATGAGCAAACGTCAATGAACGATTTAGTGGATATTGTGCGTATTTCCCCTGACAGTATCGATTCACTGGCAGTACTGACCCAATTTAAAGCCAATCAAACAGGGAAAGCCCCTCTCCCTATTGATGATAAAGATTGTAATGGTTACTGGCGACAAGTTGCAGGGTTAGAGATGGTGGATTAG
- the ubiU gene encoding ubiquinone anaerobic biosynthesis protein UbiU yields MELLCPAGNLPALKAAVDNGADAVYIGLKNDTNARHFAGLNFTEKKLHEAERYIHSRKRKLHIAINTFAHPNGFQRWKDSVDLAASLGADALILADLAMLEYAANKYPHIERHVSVQASATNTEAIRFYARNFEVHRVVLPRVLSIHQVKQLAKSSPVPLEVFAFGSLCIMAEGRCYLSSYLTGESPNTVGACSPARFVRWQRTPRGMESRLNEVLIDNYQGNENAGYPTLCKGRYLVDGHKYHVLEEPTSLNTIELLPDLMAANIASVKIEGRQRSPAYVTEVTRIWRQAIDKYNANPTAFMAEPQWLKTLGDLSEGSQTTLGAYHREWQ; encoded by the coding sequence ATGGAATTACTCTGCCCAGCTGGCAACTTACCCGCCCTCAAAGCGGCTGTAGATAATGGTGCTGATGCTGTCTACATCGGCCTAAAAAATGATACTAATGCACGCCACTTCGCAGGACTTAACTTTACTGAAAAAAAACTTCATGAAGCCGAGCGCTACATTCACAGCCGTAAACGTAAACTTCATATTGCGATCAACACCTTTGCTCATCCTAATGGCTTTCAGCGCTGGAAAGATTCTGTTGATCTCGCTGCATCACTCGGTGCTGATGCGCTGATCCTCGCCGATCTGGCCATGTTGGAATATGCAGCGAACAAATATCCACATATAGAGCGCCACGTTTCAGTACAAGCTTCGGCCACTAATACAGAGGCAATCCGTTTCTATGCACGCAACTTTGAAGTGCATAGAGTTGTATTACCTCGTGTGTTATCCATTCACCAAGTCAAACAATTAGCAAAAAGTAGCCCTGTGCCTTTAGAGGTTTTTGCCTTTGGTAGCCTATGCATTATGGCTGAAGGACGCTGCTATCTGTCATCTTACCTTACGGGCGAATCACCCAATACGGTTGGAGCTTGCTCACCAGCGCGCTTTGTTCGTTGGCAACGAACCCCACGCGGGATGGAATCACGCCTTAATGAAGTGCTAATCGACAACTATCAAGGCAATGAAAATGCGGGCTATCCTACACTCTGTAAAGGCCGTTATTTAGTCGATGGCCATAAGTACCATGTGCTTGAAGAACCCACAAGCCTCAATACTATTGAGCTATTGCCTGACCTAATGGCTGCTAATATTGCCTCAGTGAAAATTGAAGGTCGCCAAAGAAGTCCTGCTTATGTCACTGAAGTAACACGCATTTGGCGGCAGGCCATCGATAAATACAATGCTAATCCAACCGCATTTATGGCAGAGCCTCAATGGCTAAAAACACTCGGGGATCTTTCTGAAGGCAGCCAAACTACGCTGGGTGCCTATCACCGTGAATGGCAATAA
- a CDS encoding YhbP family protein yields MNTQQSLQHIQRYFSRQHVFSLFTYQDNDIWPASCYYAFDANQMSLFFMTDANSRHGQLMLQNSRVAGTVSAQTKVVSQIQGIQFIGEVVAIVEAAQQTARDFYCRRFPVALTAKLPVWRLDLQEVKMVNNQLGFGSKLYWLRDS; encoded by the coding sequence ATGAATACCCAACAATCCTTACAACATATCCAGCGTTATTTTTCTCGCCAACACGTCTTTTCACTATTTACTTATCAAGATAATGATATCTGGCCTGCCAGTTGCTATTATGCATTTGATGCTAATCAGATGAGCCTGTTTTTTATGACTGATGCGAACTCGCGTCATGGTCAATTAATGCTTCAAAACAGCCGTGTTGCTGGCACAGTCTCCGCACAAACGAAAGTCGTTAGTCAAATCCAAGGGATCCAATTTATTGGTGAGGTGGTTGCTATTGTCGAAGCGGCACAGCAAACCGCCCGTGATTTCTACTGTCGCCGCTTCCCTGTGGCGTTAACAGCAAAGTTGCCTGTATGGCGATTAGATTTGCAAGAAGTCAAAATGGTGAATAATCAATTAGGCTTTGGTAGCAAATTGTATTGGCTGCGTGATAGTTAG
- the ubiT gene encoding ubiquinone anaerobic biosynthesis accessory factor UbiT, producing the protein MLGKIRSQLISKGPSLLKLPLKMTPFAIQRQVLEQLLSWQFRESVKEGELDFLEGKWLKVEVSDLNLVWFISLQNGILVVRSDEQADVHVCAAANDLILIAARKEDPDTLFFQRRLVIEGDTELGLYVKNLMDAFELENMPAPLRFALLQLADFIKAAQQDEDTESKSSVVVSC; encoded by the coding sequence ATGTTAGGAAAAATTCGTTCTCAACTTATTTCAAAAGGTCCTTCATTACTGAAGTTGCCTTTAAAAATGACCCCATTCGCCATACAGCGTCAAGTGTTAGAACAGCTGCTTAGCTGGCAGTTTCGTGAGTCGGTCAAAGAAGGAGAGTTGGATTTTCTTGAGGGTAAATGGCTGAAAGTTGAAGTCAGTGACCTTAACTTAGTTTGGTTCATTAGTCTACAAAATGGCATATTGGTGGTGCGCTCTGATGAGCAAGCCGATGTGCATGTGTGTGCAGCGGCGAATGATCTGATCCTGATTGCGGCACGTAAAGAAGATCCTGATACGTTGTTTTTCCAACGTCGATTGGTGATTGAAGGTGATACGGAGCTAGGTTTATACGTCAAAAACCTAATGGATGCGTTTGAGCTAGAAAATATGCCAGCGCCACTACGTTTTGCATTATTACAACTGGCGGACTTTATCAAAGCTGCCCAACAAGATGAGGACACTGAGTCTAAAAGCTCTGTGGTTGTTTCATGCTAA
- a CDS encoding GIY-YIG nuclease family protein, with protein MNTQKIWHIYLIREKNNRLYCGITTDVQRRFTQHQEGKGAKALKGKLPLTLVFNGAVGDRSAASKLEFQIKRLSKQAKERLVLDQPSDIVDYLFIQTASKCAE; from the coding sequence ATGAATACGCAAAAAATTTGGCACATCTACCTAATTAGAGAGAAAAATAACAGGTTATATTGTGGGATCACCACGGATGTCCAACGCCGTTTTACACAACATCAAGAAGGAAAAGGTGCAAAAGCACTGAAAGGTAAATTACCACTGACTTTAGTGTTTAATGGTGCGGTGGGGGATCGCTCGGCAGCATCTAAATTGGAATTTCAGATCAAAAGACTCAGCAAACAGGCAAAAGAAAGGCTGGTACTCGACCAGCCTAGTGATATCGTTGACTACTTATTCATTCAAACAGCATCAAAGTGCGCAGAGTAA
- a CDS encoding DUF1471 domain-containing protein yields MKKSTLVAATLALSAISFGTMAAEEVQHSSQPAAGYVSVTGAVSVNDLTAQLAKKADEAGASSFRVISAGGENSMNGVAAIYK; encoded by the coding sequence ATGAAAAAATCAACATTAGTTGCTGCAACTTTAGCTTTAAGTGCTATTTCATTTGGAACAATGGCTGCTGAAGAAGTTCAACATTCTAGCCAACCAGCCGCAGGTTATGTTTCAGTAACAGGCGCTGTAAGTGTAAATGATCTGACCGCACAATTGGCCAAAAAAGCTGATGAAGCTGGTGCAAGTTCATTCCGCGTAATTTCTGCTGGTGGTGAAAACTCAATGAATGGTGTTGCTGCAATCTATAAATAG
- a CDS encoding GNAT family N-acetyltransferase, with the protein MLIRVEIPVDAMGIDKLLREAFPTEAEANLVQKLREDGLLTLGVVATNDDGEVIGYVGFTPVDVNDEDVQWVGLAPLAVRKEFQRQGIGGQLIYEGLDSLNEFGYGAVVVLGDSQYYRRFGFEPASKHNVVCPWPDLQEHFMICGLENGTLSDHQGRVTYSAHFDAV; encoded by the coding sequence ATGCTAATTCGTGTTGAGATCCCCGTTGATGCCATGGGTATTGATAAGCTGCTGCGTGAGGCATTCCCAACTGAGGCAGAAGCTAATTTAGTGCAAAAACTACGTGAAGACGGCCTATTAACCCTTGGTGTTGTTGCAACCAATGATGATGGCGAAGTTATTGGCTATGTAGGATTCACCCCTGTTGACGTCAATGATGAAGATGTCCAATGGGTTGGTCTAGCGCCTCTGGCGGTGAGAAAAGAATTTCAGAGGCAAGGTATCGGTGGGCAGTTGATCTACGAAGGGTTAGATAGCCTGAATGAGTTCGGTTATGGTGCCGTCGTGGTATTAGGAGATAGCCAGTATTATCGTCGTTTTGGCTTCGAACCCGCTTCTAAGCATAATGTTGTTTGTCCATGGCCTGACTTACAAGAGCATTTTATGATTTGTGGATTAGAGAATGGCACATTGAGTGATCACCAAGGGAGAGTGACTTACTCTGCGCACTTTGATGCTGTTTGA
- a CDS encoding glutathionylspermidine synthase family protein, producing MLRIPLKPRENLNQIAEDYGFNFHIIDDEIYWDESHAYCFTLDQIETGIEDPTAELHQMCLEVVDTAINDELVLNQLAIPELYWDAIADSWKTNKSSLYGRMDFSWNGYSTAKLLEYNADTPTSLYESAFFQWQWLSEMTACGLLPTNADQFNSIQEKLIQRFLLWRNEYPFYFCCCEDSIEDRGTVLYLEDCASQAGLQTQFLYMEEVGLGVGGVFTDLQDQIIHQGFKLYPYEWMFQDDYGPVLRSQRTEWVEPLWKSILSNKGLLPLLWRYFPNHSNLLPAYFADEQINIVGKLKQDMGNNWQGFTTKPLFSREGANVSLFLNHENEVITEEFGEYAHEPRIYQASALLPKFGSDYTLIGSWVIGDEPAGIGIREDRSLITKDTSRFVPHYIMG from the coding sequence ATGTTAAGAATACCACTTAAACCTAGAGAGAATTTAAATCAGATAGCTGAAGATTATGGTTTTAACTTTCATATTATTGATGATGAAATCTATTGGGATGAATCACACGCCTATTGTTTTACATTAGATCAGATTGAAACGGGTATTGAAGATCCCACCGCTGAATTACATCAAATGTGCTTAGAGGTTGTTGATACAGCAATCAATGATGAGTTGGTTCTCAATCAATTGGCGATCCCTGAATTGTATTGGGATGCAATAGCCGATAGTTGGAAGACGAATAAATCTTCACTTTATGGGCGAATGGATTTCTCATGGAATGGTTATAGTACTGCAAAACTACTGGAATATAATGCAGATACACCAACATCGCTTTATGAATCTGCATTCTTTCAATGGCAATGGCTGTCTGAGATGACGGCATGTGGTTTATTACCGACTAATGCAGATCAATTTAATTCCATTCAAGAAAAACTGATCCAGCGTTTTTTACTGTGGCGAAATGAATACCCATTCTATTTTTGTTGCTGTGAAGATTCGATTGAAGACAGAGGAACGGTTCTATATTTGGAAGATTGTGCTAGCCAAGCAGGGTTACAAACTCAGTTTCTGTATATGGAAGAGGTTGGTTTAGGGGTTGGTGGGGTTTTTACTGATCTGCAAGATCAAATCATCCATCAAGGTTTTAAATTATACCCTTATGAGTGGATGTTTCAGGATGATTATGGGCCCGTATTGCGTAGTCAGCGTACAGAATGGGTTGAACCCTTGTGGAAATCGATTTTAAGTAATAAAGGGTTATTGCCTTTATTATGGCGTTATTTTCCTAACCATTCTAATTTATTACCGGCTTATTTTGCCGATGAGCAGATTAATATTGTCGGCAAACTTAAACAAGACATGGGTAATAATTGGCAAGGTTTTACCACAAAGCCACTATTTTCACGTGAAGGCGCCAATGTTTCTCTATTCCTTAATCACGAAAATGAGGTTATAACGGAAGAATTTGGTGAATATGCACATGAACCGCGAATTTATCAAGCCAGTGCATTATTACCTAAATTTGGCTCTGACTATACATTAATAGGCAGTTGGGTCATTGGTGATGAGCCAGCAGGAATAGGCATTCGAGAAGATAGATCATTAATTACCAAAGACACGTCTCGCTTTGTTCCGCATTATATTATGGGTTAA
- a CDS encoding DUF1190 domain-containing protein yields MNKKNKTKYHKRKKKAGYKGYPQLKRVGVSTKEERKGSGLLTLVIMSGAVFFGLRSCDQESEAPKITLFKDTNDCVQAGYNLSFCAQKQEEAQQELIRNMATYSQLDVCENLYGIGNCIQSKRKLSRLQYDQCLAENATPEYCDRLSEQDVYGPKLAGFSIDESPEAVQRYSSTHTHSSGSYYFSRARPFYSTRYEPNVYREVGSSEKWLSDGSNKLKPANYHHNSTRTTSRGGFGNKSKSKGG; encoded by the coding sequence ATGAATAAGAAAAATAAAACGAAATATCATAAGCGAAAAAAGAAGGCCGGCTATAAGGGGTATCCACAGCTTAAACGAGTTGGTGTGAGTACTAAAGAGGAGCGGAAAGGATCAGGGTTATTGACACTAGTTATTATGAGTGGAGCGGTATTTTTTGGTTTACGCAGCTGCGATCAAGAGTCGGAAGCGCCTAAAATCACGCTATTTAAGGATACCAATGACTGCGTGCAAGCGGGATATAACCTTTCTTTTTGTGCACAAAAACAAGAGGAAGCGCAGCAAGAATTAATACGAAATATGGCGACATATAGCCAGCTCGATGTTTGCGAAAATTTATACGGTATAGGCAATTGTATACAGAGTAAGCGTAAATTAAGCCGCTTACAGTATGATCAATGTTTGGCGGAAAATGCTACCCCCGAATATTGTGATCGTTTGAGTGAGCAGGATGTTTATGGCCCTAAACTGGCTGGGTTTTCAATTGATGAATCTCCTGAAGCAGTGCAACGCTATAGCTCAACACATACTCACTCATCGGGGAGCTATTATTTTTCTAGAGCTCGTCCATTTTATTCTACTCGATATGAGCCTAATGTTTACCGTGAAGTGGGGTCATCAGAAAAGTGGCTTTCCGATGGTTCAAATAAGTTAAAACCTGCTAATTATCATCATAATTCAACCCGCACGACATCTCGAGGTGGTTTCGGGAACAAATCGAAAAGTAAGGGTGGGTAA
- the nrdG gene encoding anaerobic ribonucleoside-triphosphate reductase-activating protein, translating to MNYHQYYPVDVVNGPGTRCTLFVSGCIHQCKGCYNQSTWRIDSGLPFTQVMEDQIIQDLQDPRIRRQGLSISGGDPLHPANLPAILKLVQRVKTVCPDKDIWLWTGYLFADLTLEQQKVVSFINVLVDGKFVQELHDPALLWRGSSNQVIHRLR from the coding sequence ATGAATTACCATCAATACTACCCAGTTGATGTGGTGAATGGCCCAGGAACACGCTGTACACTGTTTGTTTCTGGCTGCATCCACCAATGCAAAGGTTGCTACAACCAAAGTACATGGCGAATTGATTCAGGTCTTCCCTTCACACAAGTAATGGAAGACCAAATCATCCAAGATCTGCAAGATCCACGTATCCGTCGGCAAGGGTTATCCATTTCCGGCGGGGATCCACTACACCCCGCAAACCTACCTGCCATTTTGAAATTAGTACAACGTGTAAAAACGGTGTGCCCTGATAAAGATATTTGGCTATGGACGGGTTATCTATTTGCAGATCTCACCCTCGAACAGCAGAAAGTGGTGAGTTTCATCAACGTGTTAGTGGATGGGAAATTTGTTCAAGAATTGCATGATCCCGCTTTGCTTTGGCGAGGAAGCAGTAATCAAGTGATCCACCGGCTACGCTAA